Proteins encoded by one window of Oreochromis niloticus isolate F11D_XX linkage group LG17, O_niloticus_UMD_NMBU, whole genome shotgun sequence:
- the asb15b gene encoding ankyrin repeat and SOCS box protein 15b isoform X2, which translates to MPTSCHAQCKQIGDVDALQELSGCASAFRESDSRGWLPLHAAAVQLQPDVLHTVLQVLESTDLTLEEQTEDGDTALTLAAEAGQVENIKLLLKHGASPHNTNSRNESPLLIAVRQRSYEMVLSLIMGGAFVEQVCLTKWRAIHEAAKEGCAAILMLLLRHGAKITSRDGHGVTPLGIAAEHGNTEVLDILIHHGGDVNAQASNGDTVLYDATGSGNLDCVKLLLEHGANPNVASYACQLPIHRAAYEGYILILRTLIPITTKRAIRLSGQSPVHSAADGGQVQCLELLIQKGYDVNALLHAHISENYGDLRKTPLYFAVSNGDVTCSERLLAAGARTDLDPLRCILVAIRAERYDLVELLLSHGAEVNCYFRVISNTVFPTALQYCFRDHVMLRMLLNSGYHAYKCFQCGHGDGEELDSTWTELHNQAYQIYSQPKVISFCEFVSVSCLAHVVGKVVRMLLDYVSHVSICFKLRQILQRRPEWDEISDILGKPRSLQHLCRLVIRSHMSLRTLNDPETMAAGPFPPRLMNYLTYREYDLYGDLLSV; encoded by the exons ATGCCTACAAGCTGCCATGCTCAGTGCAAACAGATAG GTGATGTGGATGCGCTGCAGGAGCTGTCAGGTTGTGCTTCTGCCTTCAGAGAGAGTGACAGTAGGGGCTGGCTGCCTCTGCACgcagcagctgtgcagctgCAGCCAGATGTCCTCCACACGGTGCTGCAGG TGTTGGAATCCACCGACCTGACCCTGGAAGAGCAGACGGAGGACGGTGATACGGCTCTGACTCTGGCAGCTGAGGCCGGTCAGGTGGAAAACATCAAGCTGCTTCTGAAGCATGGAGCTTCACCACACAACACCAACAGCAGGAATGAATCACCTCTGCTAATCG CAGTGAGACAACGCTCATACGAGATGGTTCTATCCCTCATCATGGGCGGGGCCTTTGTAGAGCAGGTGTGTCTCACCAAGTGGAGGGCCATTCATGAGGCAGCAAAG GAGGGTTGTGCAGCTATTTTGATGCTGTTACTCCGACATGGAGCCAAAATAACAAGCAGAGACGGTCACGGCGTGACACCGCTGGGGATCGCAGCTGAACATGGCAACACTGAAGTTTTAGACATACTCATACACCACG GTGGTGATGTGAATGCCCAGGCAAGCAATGGAGACACAGTCCTGTATGATGCAACCGGATCTGGAAACCTGGACTGTGTCAAGCTGCTTTTGGAGCACGGAGCCAACCCAAATGTTGCCAGCTACGCCTGCCAGCTGCCCATCCACAGAGCTGCGTATGAAGGATACATACT AATCCTGAGGACTCTCATCCCTATCACCACAAAGAGAGCTATTCGCCTCTCAGGCCAGAGCCCTGTCCACTCTGCTGCAGACGGGGGGCAGGTTCAGTGTCTAGAGCTGCTTATCCAGAAGGGTTATGATGTCAACGCCCTGCTACATGCACACATCTCTG AGAACTACGGGGACCTCAGGAAGACTCCTCTCTACTTCGCTGTGTCCAACGGTGATGTGACCTGTTCGGAGAGGTTGCTGGCGGCTGGCGCGAGAACTGACCTGGATCCACTGCGATGCATTCTGGTCGCTATACGTGCTGAGAG GTACGACTTGGTGGAGCTGTTGCTGTCCCATGGAGCAGAGGTTAACTGTTATTTCAGAGTGATCAGCAACACGGTGTTCCCCACAGCACTGCAGTACTGCTTCAGAGACCACGTCATGCTGCGAATGCTGCTCAACAGTGGATATCACGCTTACAA GTGTTTCCAGTGCGGTCATGGTGACGGTGAAGAATTGGATAGTACCTGGACTGAGCTGCATAACCAAGCCTATCAGATTTACAGTCAACCTAAAGTCATCTCA ttctgTGAGTTTGTGTCAGTATCATGCCTCGCTCACGTTGTAGGCAAAGTGGTAAGGATGCTACTGGACTACGTCAGCCATGTCAGCATTTGTTTTAAGCTCAGACAAATCCTGCAGAGGAGGCCGGAGTGGGATGAGATTTCTGACATACTGG GGAAGCCACGGTCTCTGCAGCACTTGTGTCGACTGGTAATCAGAAGCCACATGAGCCTCAGGACCTTGAATGACCCTGAAACTATGGCTGCTGGTCCCTTCCCCCCAAGGCTGATGAACTACCTGACCTACAGAGAGTATGACCTGTATGGTGACCTGTTATCTGTGTGA
- the asb15b gene encoding ankyrin repeat and SOCS box protein 15b isoform X1, whose protein sequence is MDDFEQEAINEDLIEFAIRESVQDAYKLPCSVQTDRKNTNSVEFMKIMAAIQKGDVDALQELSGCASAFRESDSRGWLPLHAAAVQLQPDVLHTVLQVLESTDLTLEEQTEDGDTALTLAAEAGQVENIKLLLKHGASPHNTNSRNESPLLIAVRQRSYEMVLSLIMGGAFVEQVCLTKWRAIHEAAKEGCAAILMLLLRHGAKITSRDGHGVTPLGIAAEHGNTEVLDILIHHGGDVNAQASNGDTVLYDATGSGNLDCVKLLLEHGANPNVASYACQLPIHRAAYEGYILILRTLIPITTKRAIRLSGQSPVHSAADGGQVQCLELLIQKGYDVNALLHAHISENYGDLRKTPLYFAVSNGDVTCSERLLAAGARTDLDPLRCILVAIRAERYDLVELLLSHGAEVNCYFRVISNTVFPTALQYCFRDHVMLRMLLNSGYHAYKCFQCGHGDGEELDSTWTELHNQAYQIYSQPKVISFCEFVSVSCLAHVVGKVVRMLLDYVSHVSICFKLRQILQRRPEWDEISDILGKPRSLQHLCRLVIRSHMSLRTLNDPETMAAGPFPPRLMNYLTYREYDLYGDLLSV, encoded by the exons ATGGATGACTTTGAACAGGAGGCCATAAATGAAGACTTGATTGAGTTTGCCATTCGAGAGAGCGTTCAAGATGCCTACAAGCTGCCATGCTCAGTGCAAACAGATAG GAAAAACACAAATAGTGTGGAGTTTATGAAGATTATGGCAGCCATTCAAAAAG GTGATGTGGATGCGCTGCAGGAGCTGTCAGGTTGTGCTTCTGCCTTCAGAGAGAGTGACAGTAGGGGCTGGCTGCCTCTGCACgcagcagctgtgcagctgCAGCCAGATGTCCTCCACACGGTGCTGCAGG TGTTGGAATCCACCGACCTGACCCTGGAAGAGCAGACGGAGGACGGTGATACGGCTCTGACTCTGGCAGCTGAGGCCGGTCAGGTGGAAAACATCAAGCTGCTTCTGAAGCATGGAGCTTCACCACACAACACCAACAGCAGGAATGAATCACCTCTGCTAATCG CAGTGAGACAACGCTCATACGAGATGGTTCTATCCCTCATCATGGGCGGGGCCTTTGTAGAGCAGGTGTGTCTCACCAAGTGGAGGGCCATTCATGAGGCAGCAAAG GAGGGTTGTGCAGCTATTTTGATGCTGTTACTCCGACATGGAGCCAAAATAACAAGCAGAGACGGTCACGGCGTGACACCGCTGGGGATCGCAGCTGAACATGGCAACACTGAAGTTTTAGACATACTCATACACCACG GTGGTGATGTGAATGCCCAGGCAAGCAATGGAGACACAGTCCTGTATGATGCAACCGGATCTGGAAACCTGGACTGTGTCAAGCTGCTTTTGGAGCACGGAGCCAACCCAAATGTTGCCAGCTACGCCTGCCAGCTGCCCATCCACAGAGCTGCGTATGAAGGATACATACT AATCCTGAGGACTCTCATCCCTATCACCACAAAGAGAGCTATTCGCCTCTCAGGCCAGAGCCCTGTCCACTCTGCTGCAGACGGGGGGCAGGTTCAGTGTCTAGAGCTGCTTATCCAGAAGGGTTATGATGTCAACGCCCTGCTACATGCACACATCTCTG AGAACTACGGGGACCTCAGGAAGACTCCTCTCTACTTCGCTGTGTCCAACGGTGATGTGACCTGTTCGGAGAGGTTGCTGGCGGCTGGCGCGAGAACTGACCTGGATCCACTGCGATGCATTCTGGTCGCTATACGTGCTGAGAG GTACGACTTGGTGGAGCTGTTGCTGTCCCATGGAGCAGAGGTTAACTGTTATTTCAGAGTGATCAGCAACACGGTGTTCCCCACAGCACTGCAGTACTGCTTCAGAGACCACGTCATGCTGCGAATGCTGCTCAACAGTGGATATCACGCTTACAA GTGTTTCCAGTGCGGTCATGGTGACGGTGAAGAATTGGATAGTACCTGGACTGAGCTGCATAACCAAGCCTATCAGATTTACAGTCAACCTAAAGTCATCTCA ttctgTGAGTTTGTGTCAGTATCATGCCTCGCTCACGTTGTAGGCAAAGTGGTAAGGATGCTACTGGACTACGTCAGCCATGTCAGCATTTGTTTTAAGCTCAGACAAATCCTGCAGAGGAGGCCGGAGTGGGATGAGATTTCTGACATACTGG GGAAGCCACGGTCTCTGCAGCACTTGTGTCGACTGGTAATCAGAAGCCACATGAGCCTCAGGACCTTGAATGACCCTGAAACTATGGCTGCTGGTCCCTTCCCCCCAAGGCTGATGAACTACCTGACCTACAGAGAGTATGACCTGTATGGTGACCTGTTATCTGTGTGA